Proteins encoded by one window of Vanacampus margaritifer isolate UIUO_Vmar chromosome 17, RoL_Vmar_1.0, whole genome shotgun sequence:
- the LOC144037789 gene encoding uncharacterized protein LOC144037789 isoform X7: MSKFGVASEGRTQSADQHAGFFVDESEEGYLRVAGERPHQPGGGTAKLGQSEQDNRVLAERVRHLTSRLTGALEEAERRVSRWQRERECVSSEMSRHQDQLWCVWRCVMSLRQHCRGLRTAADRDLLEMRTELSRLSLSLQSSCDSTSLHLIKMSRLPAPPTSSSSAWSSLGTLTVGELLEAPSEDRTRDGEATPEVVAQAVSRLCHALNVSAPSQSLLRRDVSSLLAVLSQTESALEWRQQELQRAELSVRRLDEEKASLQAHVEQLQDDQCKSQQVDRKREAAPAPQQLEAELRAREEELQRATAALQSKEEEVQSKEAGLHKREGEVHRKEEVLHQGEEKLQSTKEELHNAQQELQKRGEEVHKGKEVLHKKEEVVLRREQEVTKREEDLQKREQEMQKAEEEVLHKREEEVVKREQEKQDEVQKRQEELQTREEEVRKSQVELQVREEEVHKRQQELQKREEEVQTRQKEVHKRQQEKEEEVQTREKEAQNREEELQTREKEVHKRQQELNEREEEVQTRQKVVQKREEEVQTREEEVHKRQQEMQKREEEVHKRQQGLHKREEEVQTKQKQMQKREEEVQTRQKEVQKREEVQTKQKQMQKREEEVQTRQKEVQKREEEVQTKQKQMQKREEEVQTRQKEVQTRQKEVQKREEEVQTKQKQMQKREEELQTRQKEVQTRQKEVQKREEEVQTKQKQMQKREEELQSREQEVQKRQQELQKREEEVQKSFEAELLQREAVIRDVKEALEKEEAARARVEGEAAGVRDALLKRSSQHAAVLQELKEAQEELRLAAEEVARIQRVHEEQRSERGGLQEALDALRAQRERHQQEAQELRSRLASLQEQLEEQHTQMSHGNVERSHLAAHVRTLQEAKEALDGELRCVREELRTGTSHKETEKEQLGKDLRIKDAEVETLSRRLDALLKEREEHVQQLGQELGAKSEEVQNLRRRVDALLKEREEVVSEEQRAPEEDAKAKQELRLRITQLEKENQEVEELKEEQVRDVRGKKEQLRQVAERLRLSELRQEEQTRELQETKGKLKQKEVRVEELELLLAEMQQRREKAVKVSVLTRVREEDLRRTEEEKVRKEQQKAESREEEARLLRVGLEEDKLPKTEEEVGALREALRREERRRVEVQEELRAAQCMLQQMALDVAALQEQVKAREEEKEAQEETTTRTLQRLLRESRQEGQRLRGRSSALNKQQEEEGRVDRDGGVEAAEVQEEEAEEEAEEEEACSQSKTLQMLEEVRSKRRSQEELRSPEQEVRLQELRRRHGQTLARGEEAWRSQGGGARLLLLLHSRMAHLEIKLERSQHKKVKLKQNNRKLKLERDVLRQVSADGHRRAPSVQPSRGKDAAGKLHRDLGQSLAAVTLRPIAASVLRAETQRLDRSLREEELHRS; encoded by the exons ATGTCAAAGTTTGGAGTTGCAAGTGAAGGCAGGACACAGTCAGCTGATCAGCACGCAG GTTTTTTTGTAGATGAGTCTGAGGAGGGATACCTCCGAGTCGCTGGAGAGCGCCCTCATCAGCCTGGAGGAGGAACAGCaaag CTCGGCCAATCGGAGCAGGACAACCGGGTCCTGGCGGAGCGCGTTCGCCACCTGACCTCCCGTTTGACCGGCGCCCTGGAGGAGGCCGAGCGTCGGGTGTCCCGTTGGCAGAGGGAGCGAGAG tGCGTGTCAAGTGAGATGTCTCGGCATCAGGATCAGCTGTGGTGCGTGTGGCGCTGCGTCATGTCGCTCAGGCAACACTGCCGCGGCCTCAGAACCGCCGCCGACAG ggatCTGTTGGAGATGAGGACGGAGCTGTCCCGCCTGTCCTTGTCCCTTCAGTCCAGCTGCGACTCCACCTCCTTGCACCTCATCAAAATGTCCCGGCTGCCGGCCCCGCCCACCAGCTCCTCATCGGCCTGGTCCAGTCTGGGGACGTTGACAGTGGGCGAGCTGCTGGAGGCCCCGTCGGAGGACAG GACGCGGGACGGCGAGGCCACGCCGGAGGTTGTGGCGCAGGCCGTCAGCAGGCTG TGTCACGCCTTGAACGTGAGTGCGCCGTCGCAGTCGCTGCTCCGCCGGGACGTGTCCTCCTTGCTGGCAGTCCTCTCGCAGACGGAGAGCGCCCTGGAGTGGAGACAGCAGGAACTGCAG AGGGCGGAGCTTAGCGTGCGGCGGCTGGACGAGGAGAAGGCCTCGCTGCAGGCGCATGTGGAGCAACTGCAGGACGACCAGTGCAAGTCTCAGCAAGTTGACAG AAAGCGGGAGGCCGCGCCTGCGCCGCAGCAGCTGGAGGCGGAGCTTCGCGCCAGGGAAGAGGAGCTACAGAGGGCAACAGCGGCACTGCAGAGCAAGGAAGAGGAGGTGCAAAGCAAGGAGGCGGGGCTGCACAAGAGGGAGGGGGAGGTGCACAGGAAGGAGGAGGTGCTCCACCAAGGTGAGGAGAAACTGCAGAGTACAAAAGAGGAGCTGCATAATGCACAGCAGGAGCTACAGAAGAGAGGGGAGGAGGTGCATAAAGGAAAGGAAGTGCTACACAAAAAAGAGGAGGTGGTTCTAAGAAGGGAGCAGGAGGTGACGAAGAGGGAGGAGGATCTGCagaagagagagcaagagatgCAAAAGGCGGAAGAAGAGGTGCTACACAAAAGAGAAGAGGAGGTGGTAAAAAGGGAGCAGGAGAAACAGGACGAggtccagaagaggcaggaggAACTACAGACAAGGGAGGAGGAGGTGCGGAAGAGCCAGGTGGAGCTACAGGTGAGAGAGGAGGAGGTGCACAAGCGGCAGCAGGAGCTGCAGAAGAGAGAAGAGGAGGTGCAGACCAGACAAAAGGAGGTGCACAAGAGGCAGCaggagaaagaagaagaagtgcagACCAGAGAAAAGGAGGCGCAGAACAGAGAAGAGGAGTTGCAGACCAGAGAGAAGGAGGTGCACAAGAGGCAACAGGAGCTAAATGAGAGAGAAGAGGAGGTACAGACCAGACAAAAGGTGGTGCAGAAGAGAGAAGAGGAGGTGCAGACCAGAGAGGAAGAGGTGCACAAGAGGCAGCAGGAGATGCagaaaagagaagaagaggTGCACAAGAGGCAACAGGGGCTGCATAAGAGAGAAGAGGAGGTGCAGACCAAACAAAAGCAGATGCAGAAGAGAGAAGAGGAGGTGCAGACCAGACAAAAGGAGGTGCAGAAGAGAGAAGAGGTGCAGACCAAACAAAAGCAGATGCAGAAGAGAGAAGAGGAGGTGCAGACCAGACAAAAGGAGGTGCAGAAGAGAGAAGAGGAGGTGCAGACCAAACAAAAGCAGATGCAGAAGAGAGAAGAGGAGGTGCAGACCAGACAAAAGGAGGTGCAGACCAGACAAAAGGAGGTGCAGAAGAGAGAAGAGGAGGTGCAGACCAAACAAAAGCAGATGCAGAAGAGAGAAGAGGAACTGCAGACCAGACAAAAGGAGGTGCAGACCAGACAAAAGGAGGTGCAGAAGAGAGAAGAGGAGGTGCAGACCAAACAAAAGCAGATGCAGAAGAGAGAAGAGGAGCTGCAGAGCAGAGAGCAAGAGGTGCAGAAGAGACAGCAGGAGCTCCagaagagagaggaggaggtgcagaagAG TTTTGAGGCCGAGCTGCTGCAAAGGGAGGCCGTCATCCGAGACGTGAAG GAGGCGCTGGAGAAAGAGGAGGCGGCCAGGGCCAGAGTGGAAGGAGAAGCGGCGGGCGTCCGAGACGCCCTCCTCAAG CGCTCCTCCCAGCATGCGGCGGTGCTGCAGGAGCTGAAGGAGGCGCAGGAGGAGCTGCGGCTGGCGGCCGAGGAGGTGGCCCGGATCCAACGCGTGCACGAGGAGCAGCGCAGCGAGCGCGGCGGGCTGCAGGAGGCGCTGGACGCTCTGCGCGCACAGCGGGAGCGACACCAGCAGGAGGCGCAGGAGCTCAG AAGCCGCTTGGCGTCCCTGCAGGAGCAGCTGGAAGAGCAGCACACGCAGATGTCGCACGGCAACGTGGAGCGCAGCCACCTCGCCGCCCACGTGCGCACGCTGCAGGAGGCCAAGGAGGCGCTCGACG GCGAGCTCCGATGCGTGCGGGAGGAGCTGCGCACAGGCACCTCCCACAAGGAGACGGAGAAGGAGCAGCTCGGGAAGGACTTGCGGATAAAAGACGCGGAGGTGGAGACCCTGAGCAGGCGGCTTGACGCACTACTGAAGGAGCGGGAGGAGCATGTGCAGCAACTCGGGCAGGAGTTGGGAGCAAAGAGTGAGGAGGTGCAGAACCTGAGGCGGCGCGTTGATGCACTACTGAAGGAGCGGGAGGAGGTGGTGTCCGAGGAGCAGAGAGCGCCGGAGGAGGACGCAAAGGCAAAGCAGGAACTGCGCCTTCGCATCACACAGCTGGAAAAGGAGAACCAGGAAGTGGAGGAACTCAAGGAGGAGCAAGTGAGAGACGTCCGGGGGAAGAAGGAGCAGCTGCGGCAAGTTGCGGAACGCCTGCGGTTGTCCGAGCTGCGGCAGGAGGAGCAAACCAGGGAGCTTCAGGAAACCAAAGGAAAGCTGAAGCAAAAGGAGGTTCGAGTGGAGGAGCTGGAGCTCCTGCTAGCAGAAATGCAGCAGAGGAGGGAGAAGGCTGTCAAGGTCAGTGTGCTGACGAGGGTCAGGGAGGAGGACCTGAGAAGGACAGAAGAGGAGAAAGTACGCAAAGAACAGCAGAAGGCGGAGTCACGGGAGGAGGAGGCGCGGCTCCTCCGAGTGGGCCTGGAGGAGGACAAACTGCCCAAGACTGAGGAGGAGGTGGGGGCTCTCAGGGAGGCTCTGAGGAGGGAAGAGAGGAGGCGAGTGGAGGTGCAAGAGGAGCTGAGAGCAGCGCAGTGCATgctccagcagatggcgctcGACGTCGCCGCCCTGCAGGAacag GTGAAGGCcagggaggaggagaaggaggcgCAGGAGGAGACGACCACAAGGACGCTACAGAGACTCCTGCGG GAGAGCCGCCAGGAGGGCCAACGCCTGAGGGGGAGGAGCAGCGCACTCAACAAGCAGCAAGAGGAGGAGGGCAGGGTCGACCGTGACGGAGGAGTCGAAGCGGCGGAGgtgcaggaggaggaggcggaggaggaggccgaggaggaggaggcgtgcTCCCAGTCCAAGACTCTCCAGATGCTGGAGGAGGTCAGGAGCAAAAGGAGATCCCAGGAGGAGCTGCGCAGCCCGGAGCAGGAGGTGCGGCTGCAGGAGCTGAGGCGGCGGCACGGCCAAACGCTGGCTCGG GGCGAGGAGGCGTGGCGCTCGCAGGGGGGCGGAGctaggctgctgctgctgctgcacagTCGCATGGCTCACCTGGAAATCAAACTGGAGCGCTCGCAGCACAAGAAAGTcaaactcaaacaaaacaaCCGCAAACTCAAGCTGGAGAGAGACGTGCTCAGACAG GTGTCAGCGGACGGCCACCGGAGGGCGCCGTCCGTCCAACCTTCCCGAGGCAAAGACGCCGCCGGTAAGCTCCATCGAGACCTCGGCCAATCGCTGGCCGCCGTCACGCTGCGTCCAATCGCCGCGTCCGTCCTGCGGGCCGAGACGCAGCGATTGGACCGCAGCCTGAGGGAGGAGGAGCTCCACCGATCGTGA
- the LOC144037789 gene encoding uncharacterized protein LOC144037789 isoform X8 — MSKFGVASEGRTQSADQHADESEEGYLRVAGERPHQPGGGTAKLGQSEQDNRVLAERVRHLTSRLTGALEEAERRVSRWQRERECVSSEMSRHQDQLWCVWRCVMSLRQHCRGLRTAADRDLLEMRTELSRLSLSLQSSCDSTSLHLIKMSRLPAPPTSSSSAWSSLGTLTVGELLEAPSEDRTRDGEATPEVVAQAVSRLCHALNVSAPSQSLLRRDVSSLLAVLSQTESALEWRQQELQRAELSVRRLDEEKASLQAHVEQLQDDQCKSQQVDRKREAAPAPQQLEAELRAREEELQRATAALQSKEEEVQSKEAGLHKREGEVHRKEEVLHQGEEKLQSTKEELHNAQQELQKRGEEVHKGKEVLHKKEEVVLRREQEVTKREEDLQKREQEMQKAEEEVLHKREEEVVKREQEKQDEVQKRQEELQTREEEVRKSQVELQVREEEVHKRQQELQKREEEVQTRQKEVHKRQQEKEEEVQTREKEAQNREEELQTREKEVHKRQQELNEREEEVQTRQKVVQKREEEVQTREEEVHKRQQEMQKREEEVHKRQQGLHKREEEVQTKQKQMQKREEEVQTRQKEVQKREEVQTKQKQMQKREEEVQTRQKEVQKREEEVQTKQKQMQKREEEVQTRQKEVQTRQKEVQKREEEVQTKQKQMQKREEELQTRQKEVQTRQKEVQKREEEVQTKQKQMQKREEELQSREQEVQKRQQELQKREEEVQKSFEAELLQREAVIRDVKEALEKEEAARARVEGEAAGVRDALLKRSSQHAAVLQELKEAQEELRLAAEEVARIQRVHEEQRSERGGLQEALDALRAQRERHQQEAQELRSRLASLQEQLEEQHTQMSHGNVERSHLAAHVRTLQEAKEALDGELRCVREELRTGTSHKETEKEQLGKDLRIKDAEVETLSRRLDALLKEREEHVQQLGQELGAKSEEVQNLRRRVDALLKEREEVVSEEQRAPEEDAKAKQELRLRITQLEKENQEVEELKEEQVRDVRGKKEQLRQVAERLRLSELRQEEQTRELQETKGKLKQKEVRVEELELLLAEMQQRREKAVKVSVLTRVREEDLRRTEEEKVRKEQQKAESREEEARLLRVGLEEDKLPKTEEEVGALREALRREERRRVEVQEELRAAQCMLQQMALDVAALQEQVKAREEEKEAQEETTTRTLQRLLRESRQEGQRLRGRSSALNKQQEEEGRVDRDGGVEAAEVQEEEAEEEAEEEEACSQSKTLQMLEEVRSKRRSQEELRSPEQEVRLQELRRRHGQTLARGEEAWRSQGGGARLLLLLHSRMAHLEIKLERSQHKKVKLKQNNRKLKLERDVLRQVSADGHRRAPSVQPSRGKDAAGKLHRDLGQSLAAVTLRPIAASVLRAETQRLDRSLREEELHRS, encoded by the exons ATGTCAAAGTTTGGAGTTGCAAGTGAAGGCAGGACACAGTCAGCTGATCAGCACGCAG ATGAGTCTGAGGAGGGATACCTCCGAGTCGCTGGAGAGCGCCCTCATCAGCCTGGAGGAGGAACAGCaaag CTCGGCCAATCGGAGCAGGACAACCGGGTCCTGGCGGAGCGCGTTCGCCACCTGACCTCCCGTTTGACCGGCGCCCTGGAGGAGGCCGAGCGTCGGGTGTCCCGTTGGCAGAGGGAGCGAGAG tGCGTGTCAAGTGAGATGTCTCGGCATCAGGATCAGCTGTGGTGCGTGTGGCGCTGCGTCATGTCGCTCAGGCAACACTGCCGCGGCCTCAGAACCGCCGCCGACAG ggatCTGTTGGAGATGAGGACGGAGCTGTCCCGCCTGTCCTTGTCCCTTCAGTCCAGCTGCGACTCCACCTCCTTGCACCTCATCAAAATGTCCCGGCTGCCGGCCCCGCCCACCAGCTCCTCATCGGCCTGGTCCAGTCTGGGGACGTTGACAGTGGGCGAGCTGCTGGAGGCCCCGTCGGAGGACAG GACGCGGGACGGCGAGGCCACGCCGGAGGTTGTGGCGCAGGCCGTCAGCAGGCTG TGTCACGCCTTGAACGTGAGTGCGCCGTCGCAGTCGCTGCTCCGCCGGGACGTGTCCTCCTTGCTGGCAGTCCTCTCGCAGACGGAGAGCGCCCTGGAGTGGAGACAGCAGGAACTGCAG AGGGCGGAGCTTAGCGTGCGGCGGCTGGACGAGGAGAAGGCCTCGCTGCAGGCGCATGTGGAGCAACTGCAGGACGACCAGTGCAAGTCTCAGCAAGTTGACAG AAAGCGGGAGGCCGCGCCTGCGCCGCAGCAGCTGGAGGCGGAGCTTCGCGCCAGGGAAGAGGAGCTACAGAGGGCAACAGCGGCACTGCAGAGCAAGGAAGAGGAGGTGCAAAGCAAGGAGGCGGGGCTGCACAAGAGGGAGGGGGAGGTGCACAGGAAGGAGGAGGTGCTCCACCAAGGTGAGGAGAAACTGCAGAGTACAAAAGAGGAGCTGCATAATGCACAGCAGGAGCTACAGAAGAGAGGGGAGGAGGTGCATAAAGGAAAGGAAGTGCTACACAAAAAAGAGGAGGTGGTTCTAAGAAGGGAGCAGGAGGTGACGAAGAGGGAGGAGGATCTGCagaagagagagcaagagatgCAAAAGGCGGAAGAAGAGGTGCTACACAAAAGAGAAGAGGAGGTGGTAAAAAGGGAGCAGGAGAAACAGGACGAggtccagaagaggcaggaggAACTACAGACAAGGGAGGAGGAGGTGCGGAAGAGCCAGGTGGAGCTACAGGTGAGAGAGGAGGAGGTGCACAAGCGGCAGCAGGAGCTGCAGAAGAGAGAAGAGGAGGTGCAGACCAGACAAAAGGAGGTGCACAAGAGGCAGCaggagaaagaagaagaagtgcagACCAGAGAAAAGGAGGCGCAGAACAGAGAAGAGGAGTTGCAGACCAGAGAGAAGGAGGTGCACAAGAGGCAACAGGAGCTAAATGAGAGAGAAGAGGAGGTACAGACCAGACAAAAGGTGGTGCAGAAGAGAGAAGAGGAGGTGCAGACCAGAGAGGAAGAGGTGCACAAGAGGCAGCAGGAGATGCagaaaagagaagaagaggTGCACAAGAGGCAACAGGGGCTGCATAAGAGAGAAGAGGAGGTGCAGACCAAACAAAAGCAGATGCAGAAGAGAGAAGAGGAGGTGCAGACCAGACAAAAGGAGGTGCAGAAGAGAGAAGAGGTGCAGACCAAACAAAAGCAGATGCAGAAGAGAGAAGAGGAGGTGCAGACCAGACAAAAGGAGGTGCAGAAGAGAGAAGAGGAGGTGCAGACCAAACAAAAGCAGATGCAGAAGAGAGAAGAGGAGGTGCAGACCAGACAAAAGGAGGTGCAGACCAGACAAAAGGAGGTGCAGAAGAGAGAAGAGGAGGTGCAGACCAAACAAAAGCAGATGCAGAAGAGAGAAGAGGAACTGCAGACCAGACAAAAGGAGGTGCAGACCAGACAAAAGGAGGTGCAGAAGAGAGAAGAGGAGGTGCAGACCAAACAAAAGCAGATGCAGAAGAGAGAAGAGGAGCTGCAGAGCAGAGAGCAAGAGGTGCAGAAGAGACAGCAGGAGCTCCagaagagagaggaggaggtgcagaagAG TTTTGAGGCCGAGCTGCTGCAAAGGGAGGCCGTCATCCGAGACGTGAAG GAGGCGCTGGAGAAAGAGGAGGCGGCCAGGGCCAGAGTGGAAGGAGAAGCGGCGGGCGTCCGAGACGCCCTCCTCAAG CGCTCCTCCCAGCATGCGGCGGTGCTGCAGGAGCTGAAGGAGGCGCAGGAGGAGCTGCGGCTGGCGGCCGAGGAGGTGGCCCGGATCCAACGCGTGCACGAGGAGCAGCGCAGCGAGCGCGGCGGGCTGCAGGAGGCGCTGGACGCTCTGCGCGCACAGCGGGAGCGACACCAGCAGGAGGCGCAGGAGCTCAG AAGCCGCTTGGCGTCCCTGCAGGAGCAGCTGGAAGAGCAGCACACGCAGATGTCGCACGGCAACGTGGAGCGCAGCCACCTCGCCGCCCACGTGCGCACGCTGCAGGAGGCCAAGGAGGCGCTCGACG GCGAGCTCCGATGCGTGCGGGAGGAGCTGCGCACAGGCACCTCCCACAAGGAGACGGAGAAGGAGCAGCTCGGGAAGGACTTGCGGATAAAAGACGCGGAGGTGGAGACCCTGAGCAGGCGGCTTGACGCACTACTGAAGGAGCGGGAGGAGCATGTGCAGCAACTCGGGCAGGAGTTGGGAGCAAAGAGTGAGGAGGTGCAGAACCTGAGGCGGCGCGTTGATGCACTACTGAAGGAGCGGGAGGAGGTGGTGTCCGAGGAGCAGAGAGCGCCGGAGGAGGACGCAAAGGCAAAGCAGGAACTGCGCCTTCGCATCACACAGCTGGAAAAGGAGAACCAGGAAGTGGAGGAACTCAAGGAGGAGCAAGTGAGAGACGTCCGGGGGAAGAAGGAGCAGCTGCGGCAAGTTGCGGAACGCCTGCGGTTGTCCGAGCTGCGGCAGGAGGAGCAAACCAGGGAGCTTCAGGAAACCAAAGGAAAGCTGAAGCAAAAGGAGGTTCGAGTGGAGGAGCTGGAGCTCCTGCTAGCAGAAATGCAGCAGAGGAGGGAGAAGGCTGTCAAGGTCAGTGTGCTGACGAGGGTCAGGGAGGAGGACCTGAGAAGGACAGAAGAGGAGAAAGTACGCAAAGAACAGCAGAAGGCGGAGTCACGGGAGGAGGAGGCGCGGCTCCTCCGAGTGGGCCTGGAGGAGGACAAACTGCCCAAGACTGAGGAGGAGGTGGGGGCTCTCAGGGAGGCTCTGAGGAGGGAAGAGAGGAGGCGAGTGGAGGTGCAAGAGGAGCTGAGAGCAGCGCAGTGCATgctccagcagatggcgctcGACGTCGCCGCCCTGCAGGAacag GTGAAGGCcagggaggaggagaaggaggcgCAGGAGGAGACGACCACAAGGACGCTACAGAGACTCCTGCGG GAGAGCCGCCAGGAGGGCCAACGCCTGAGGGGGAGGAGCAGCGCACTCAACAAGCAGCAAGAGGAGGAGGGCAGGGTCGACCGTGACGGAGGAGTCGAAGCGGCGGAGgtgcaggaggaggaggcggaggaggaggccgaggaggaggaggcgtgcTCCCAGTCCAAGACTCTCCAGATGCTGGAGGAGGTCAGGAGCAAAAGGAGATCCCAGGAGGAGCTGCGCAGCCCGGAGCAGGAGGTGCGGCTGCAGGAGCTGAGGCGGCGGCACGGCCAAACGCTGGCTCGG GGCGAGGAGGCGTGGCGCTCGCAGGGGGGCGGAGctaggctgctgctgctgctgcacagTCGCATGGCTCACCTGGAAATCAAACTGGAGCGCTCGCAGCACAAGAAAGTcaaactcaaacaaaacaaCCGCAAACTCAAGCTGGAGAGAGACGTGCTCAGACAG GTGTCAGCGGACGGCCACCGGAGGGCGCCGTCCGTCCAACCTTCCCGAGGCAAAGACGCCGCCGGTAAGCTCCATCGAGACCTCGGCCAATCGCTGGCCGCCGTCACGCTGCGTCCAATCGCCGCGTCCGTCCTGCGGGCCGAGACGCAGCGATTGGACCGCAGCCTGAGGGAGGAGGAGCTCCACCGATCGTGA